Below is a genomic region from Amycolatopsis sp. 195334CR.
ACCGTGCGGGTGGCGTTGAGGCGGAACTTGGTGGCCAGTTCCTCAGTGGACAGGGGGTTGCCCGAGCCACCGCGGTTGGCGTCCACTCGTTCTTCCAGGTGCGTGCCGTCGCGGAGCCAGACGCGCAGGACGGCCGGGAACTGGTGCGGGAAGATCTCGTCGCAACGGGCGTCGGGGACGCAGGTGACCTTCGCCGCCAGTGCCAGGCGGGCGGGGTCCGCGGCGGCTTCGTCGGTGAAGTCCTCGTGGAACACGCCGAGGCCGCCACCGCCGAGCAGGCCCGCGGCCACCGTGTACGGGCCCGAAAACGCCGCGTGGTAACCGGATTCCGGGGCGATCTTCGCTTCCCGGGGTTCGCCGATGGTGCGCAGGACGGCGGTGGGGGCGCCCAGTTCGATGCGCTCAATCGCCCCCGGATCGACACCGCGGGCGGCGATGCGCCGGGCCGCGTCGATGCCCGCGTGGGTGAAGTGGTTGCAGGGATACGGCTTGAAGAAGATGCCGGGCAGTTCCCAGTCCTCGCCGAGGCCGTCGGTGATGGCGGCCAGGTTCGTCTGGTCACCGCAGAAGGCTTGCAGCAGACCGAAGCGTCCTTCGAGGACGGTCGGCGGGCCGGTGATCCCGGTTCGCGCGAGACCCGCCGCGGTGACCGCCGAGTGCGCCGCCCAGCCGCAGTGCACGCGTTTCACCGTGCCCCCGGTGCGGTTCGCCTCCAGCAACCCGGCGCCCATGCTGGACGCGATGCCGATCGCGTCGGCGACGTCCACATCGGACAGCATGGCCGAGGCCGCCGCCCCGCCGAGCGCACCGCAGATCGCGGTCGCGTGCAGGCCGCGTTCGAAGAAGACCGAGTTGCCCAGTTCCTCGTCGTAGCCCGCCATGCCGATCCGCACGGCGATCTCCACGCCGACACCGATCGCGTCCAGCAGCTGCGCGCCGGTGGCCCCCCGCGTCTCCGCGGTGGCCAGTGCGGCGGGCACCACCGAAGCCGACGGGTGCAGCACCGAGGGCAGGTGCGTGTCGTCGAAGTCGAGCGAGTGCGCGAGCGTGCCGTTGAGCAGGGCCGCGCTCGGTTCCGGCAGCCGGCCGGCGCCGATCGCGGTGGCACGGCCGTCGCCACCCCATTCGCGGACCAGCGTGCCGACCGCGGCCGCCGGGGGTTCGGCGGTGGCGGCCAGGCTGTTGCCGAGCACGTCGAGCACCCGCCTCGCGGCGTCGGCCCGTAGTTCGGCGGGGAGTCCCTTCTGACGCACCGACGAAGCGAAGGCGGCCAGCTGCCGCACCACGGTCATGCGCTCACCGCCGCGAGCGGGCGGATCGGGGAGCCGGTGCCGCCGGTGATCCGCAGCGGCGCC
It encodes:
- a CDS encoding MmgE/PrpD family protein, with translation MTVVRQLAAFASSVRQKGLPAELRADAARRVLDVLGNSLAATAEPPAAAVGTLVREWGGDGRATAIGAGRLPEPSAALLNGTLAHSLDFDDTHLPSVLHPSASVVPAALATAETRGATGAQLLDAIGVGVEIAVRIGMAGYDEELGNSVFFERGLHATAICGALGGAAASAMLSDVDVADAIGIASSMGAGLLEANRTGGTVKRVHCGWAAHSAVTAAGLARTGITGPPTVLEGRFGLLQAFCGDQTNLAAITDGLGEDWELPGIFFKPYPCNHFTHAGIDAARRIAARGVDPGAIERIELGAPTAVLRTIGEPREAKIAPESGYHAAFSGPYTVAAGLLGGGGLGVFHEDFTDEAAADPARLALAAKVTCVPDARCDEIFPHQFPAVLRVWLRDGTHLEERVDANRGGSGNPLSTEELATKFRLNATRTVSTQQAERIADLTLSLPDLPTVTTLTTELA